gttTTGGTCtttggaatattttttttcttttctttttccaaggaGTGTGATGGTGACTATCAATTATCCATGGCTTTTTGGCAAGGAAGGTTCACCTTTTTTTCCTATAAAGAGGCTGTGAGAATATGATTGGATCACTGTGTGTATTATCATGTGAAAGATAACTGGTTATAGATGTATAGGTACTTGTCCAATTGGAATATGAGTGACACTTATGGGTTGtttggagggtttttttttactccttTTCCTCTAAGAATTTAACCTTTTTATCCCATTTTTGCCACTAAGCTGAAAACCAATTTCACTTTTGTTAGTCAGCTGTACCAGCCCCAGTGGCAAAAATAGCAACAGTGAGATATGATCATTGCTTAGTGACAAAAAACATAAAGCCATCCCATAATGTATTATTCCGATTACCCCCTCCGTctcagaatatagcaacctagaacCGGATGGGatgtatcctagtactacgaatatgGGCATGCCccctgtctagattcgtagtactatcatatgtcacatccgatcctaaggttgctatattctaggatggaggaagtactaaatTTTCATAATTCGATTCCATGCCCTCTAGTATGAAATCCGTAAATACATCGAACCGGAGGGTTTCATTACCAAAAGTAAAAGGGTAGCAACTTTTTtattatgaaaagaaaaacagtaaCAAAGTAACAAAAAAGTTGTTGAAAATCACCTTTGATCATTTCATTTGACCAGTTAATACtatctcttttaaaaaaacaatactCTCCTGTCACTGCCATCGTTAAtattacctaattaaaaaaaccGACTGTTCATGGCCGTGCGGCCGTGCCCATGATCTGAGATCAAACACGGAGAGCCGTCACATCCTGCAAATTATTTCCTAGATAGAATCGTGTTCTACGCTCAGATGTTGACGTCGCAGACGAACAATTTGGCCGCCGCATTCTCGCTGATCGACCCGTATCTTTGCTATTAGCTTCTCAACTGTTCATGCTTTGATCTCAAGGTTCAGAGCATTGTATCACTCGTCAGAAAAATGCAGAAAATTCAGAGAATTGAACTCGTCAaaacatggatggatggatggatggatgcctCCGTGCTGCATGCTACTGatccatggatggatggatggatgatacGCTGCTTCTCCAAGCGTGTGTGAGTTGGAGTGAGATGGACGTGACACTAATCTGGTGCTGGATTTGGGCGCCATACTGACTGACAGACAGGATCGCTTGGAGCTCAGATCTCCCAAATCTTCCGTAACCACGACCCTGCACGATGACAAGTTTTCATATTCAAGTCGATGACTTAACTCTGTGTTAGAGaatatggtagttagagttaTATTAGAATAGGATTGATTTATGTGGACTCCTTCCATATCTGTAATCCTTTCTTATCTCCTTCTcgtgtactcctatatataccgcTCCCCCTGAGACTCAATACAAGTCATCCCACATTACACAGTATATCTCTCTTCATATACTATCCAACACtctgaatttaaattgaatCAACCGGTGTTATAATTAGTAGTCAAACGTGGGAGAGTGTTTTTATTCCTCAAGGGGATATCTCATTGTTTCTTACATGTCCTGTACATAGTTAgtataaaatattttcaaattttgataagatagattaatacaagatatatcacttcacaaacatagaaattcaaatttaacttctacatgtagtaacaaaaataacaaatataaataCGAATGTACATTAATTAGTttcagtttaattggtttttttacAACTTGGAGCAGTCAAGTTTGAACTTGCAGATTTGTATATAATATAtctcatattaatatatcttatcATTTTTTAAGTGTTTTATGACTATCTTAGGTGTTATGGTGTTATGTAAGAAACGAGGGATGTCCTTCGAGGGATGAAAAATCTATCTCCGTCAAAGGTGGTAATTATTCAGAATGCTTTCGTAAGTTCAGAGTTTTTGCAGTTAATTTAAATCTTGTGTGAGATGAACCGGAGGAGATTAATTGTGATGCTATGTTGGCAAGGCAAGTTGGGGGGTGTATAATGCTATGTTGATAACCATTCCCTGTCGCTCTCCGGCGAGTCCTCttcctgccctgccctgccctgccctgcatTCTTTCTTTCTCCACCAGGGGAATCCAGTTCACCCCCagtgctgcttctgctgctgcttctgcatcATCTTGCCCTGTTAAAAAGACACAGTGCCCTTGTTCTTTCGCAGTTGCAACTAGCATCTCCTCCTCTACTTGTACTCACTTCACacctcagctcagctcagctcatctCCTGTCATCTCAGCTCAAAGAGAAAGAGCTGAAGGTGTAAGCTGATCACCAGGAAGCAGAGGCTTTTTTTCAGATTACAGTTATCTGAAACAACCAACTTCAGAATCAATCAGCAAAGGTAGAGGGAgtttcttgtttcttttgtgtaCTACTACATGACTATATCCATATCTCCTTTTTCTTctacttctttttcttttgtttggttGTGAGTGTTGTTGCTGTGTGTTTCAACAAGTCAACTGGATAGATAGATTCATAGATATGATAGTTTTTATCTGAGGTTGGAGGTTTCCCCTCTCATCCACCACACACATTTTGGCACCCCAATCCTGAATTTACTGTTCAATTCTCTTCTTTTTATTCTTCCTCTGTTGATtgatcatccatgcatgcatactgGTATATAGTACTAGTGCTCAAGTGCTCATCCTTCCTGATGGTGAATCTcttttgagaaaagaaaagaaaaagatctcTCTCATCTTGGCTTTTTTTCCTGTTGATCTGAGCACTGCTCTTCTCCAGGTTGTTTCATTCTGCAGGTCTACAGCTTTTGTCATCAAAGTGGTAGGGTTTGTACTTTGTAGTAGATTGCAGTGATGGCCCTTCTCTGCTTTTTTTTCATTCTCTGTTTGTTCTTGTTGCTCTTATTCTGTTTCATTctactttttttaaacaaatcCATCCTTAGAGTTCAGTTTTCCCTTAAAATTTTTCCAAACCTACAAATTTTGTTCTCTGTGAATTCATTTTTGCATGATTCTTGCAGAATCTGAAATGATCATTGGCTTTGCAGGTAGAAACAAGACAGAGCTGCTGTGCTTCTGTGATTAATTAGGGTTGTTAATGCCATGAACCAGTTCGTCCCTGATTGGAACACCACCAGCATGGGCGACGGCTTTGCGCCATTAGGGTTCGTGCGATTCTTGGATCGAAGCTTGAGATCTTTCCATCGATTGGAGGCGATCGGATGAGTGATTCTTTGGTTTCttgttcttcttgttgttgcAGCGAAGACGACGGGCTCGTCGAGCTGCTATGGTGCAATGGCCACGTCGTCATGCAGAGCCAGGCGCCGCGGAAGCCGCCGAGGccggagaagacgacggcggcggcggcggcggcgatggcggaggatGAGTCGGCGTCGTGGTTTCAGTACCCGGTCGACGACGTGCTTGAGAAGGACCTGTTCACCGAGCTGTTCGGCGAaatgacggcggccggcggcggcggcggcgacgtccgcAGGGCGGCGTGCAAGGAGGAGCGCGGCGCGGTCGCCGCGTTCCAGAGCAGGAtgatgccgccgccgtggccggcgaGGGGGAAGGCGGAGTTCGGTGACGTCGACGACGTGTGCGGCGTCTCGGAGGTCGTCATGGCGAAGATggacggggcggcggcggcggagacggtcGGCGAGTCATCGATGCTGACAATCGGGTCGAGCATCTGCGGGAGCAACCACGTCCAGACGCCGCCGGTGGGGAACGGGAaggccggcgccggcaccgccggcgccgccagaAGGGCGCACGacacggcgacggtggcgtcgtcgtcgatgaGGTCGAGGTCCTGCACCGCCAAGGCCGAGCCGCGCGACGTCgcagccgccggcgtcggcggcaagcggaagcagcgcggcggcgccgccatggagTCCGGGAGCCCCAGCGAGGACGTGGAGTTCGAGTCCGCCGCCGCAACGTGCTCGCCGGCgcagaagacgacgacggcgaagcggcggcgcgccgccgaggTGCACAACCTCTCCGAGAGGGTACGTGTCATGCACGCTCACATTTTGTTCTTCTTGCTTTGACTTTTctctcttattattattattattattattattattattattattattattattattattattattattattattattattgctgctgctgctaataAAAAATGTTAAATTGATTGTGATGCAGAGGAGAAGAGATAGGATCAATGAGAAGATGAAAGCATTACAGGAGCTCATACCTCACTGCAACAAAGTAAACTACTCTAAATTTAATCTGCAAGCGCCATTACATAATTACAACTAGCAACATTGCTATACATctcattaaaatttaaatcgaATTTATTTGAAAATGGTGACCTCATTCTTGTTTCATATTTTCAGACGGACAAAGCATCGATGCTGGATGAAGCGATCGAGTATCTCAAGTCACTGCAGCTCCAGCTACAGGTTTGTACTACGTAAAATGAATGTAACTCAATACTAAAATTGATTAACGATAATCCGACGATGATGATGTGAATGGCGTGGTTCAGATGATGTGGATGGGCGGCGGaatggcg
This genomic window from Oryza sativa Japonica Group chromosome 12, ASM3414082v1 contains:
- the LOC4352761 gene encoding transcription factor PHYTOCHROME INTERACTING FACTOR-LIKE 13-like isoform X2 yields the protein MNQFVPDWNTTSMGDGFAPLGEDDGLVELLWCNGHVVMQSQAPRKPPRPEKTTAAAAAAMAEDESASWFQYPVDDVLEKDLFTELFGEMTAAGGGGGDVRRAACKEERGAVAAFQSRMMPPPWPARGKAEFGDVDDVCGVSEVVMAKMDGAAAAETVGESSMLTIGSSICGSNHVQTPPVGNGKAGAGTAGAARRAHDTATVASSSMRSRSCTAKAEPRDVAAAGVGGKRKQRGGAAMESGSPSEDVEFESAAATCSPAQKTTTAKRRRAAEVHNLSERRRRDRINEKMKALQELIPHCNKTDKASMLDEAIEYLKSLQLQLQMMWMGGGMAPPAVMFPAAGVHQYMQRMGAVGMGPPHMASLPRMPPFMAPPPAAVQSSPVVSMADPYARCLAVDHLQPPPPMHYLQGMSFYQLAAAKNLQQQQNTAEAPPPPPAGGNRAAADS
- the LOC4352761 gene encoding transcription factor PHYTOCHROME INTERACTING FACTOR-LIKE 13-like isoform X1, coding for MNQFVPDWNTTSMGDGFAPLGEDDGLVELLWCNGHVVMQSQAPRKPPRPEKTTAAAAAAMAEDESASWFQYPVDDVLEKDLFTELFGEMTAAGGGGGDVRRAACKEERGAVAAFQSRMMPPPWPARGKAEFGDVDDVCGVSEVVMAKMDGAAAAETVGESSMLTIGSSICGSNHVQTPPVGNGKAGAGTAGAARRAHDTATVASSSMRSRSCTAKAEPRDVAAAGVGGKRKQRGGAAMESGSPSEDVEFESAAATCSPAQKTTTAKRRRAAEVHNLSERRRRDRINEKMKALQELIPHCNKTDKASMLDEAIEYLKSLQLQLQMMWMGGGMAPPAVMFPAAGVHQYMQRMGAVGMGPPHMASLPRMPPFMAPPPAAVQSSPVVSMADPYARCLAVDHLQPPPPMQHYLQGMSFYQLAAAKNLQQQQNTAEAPPPPPAGGNRAAADS
- the LOC4352761 gene encoding transcription factor PHYTOCHROME INTERACTING FACTOR-LIKE 13-like isoform X3; protein product: MNQFVPDWNTTSMGDGFAPLGEDDGLVELLWCNGHVVMQSQAPRKPPRPEKTTAAAAAAMAEDESASWFQYPVDDVLEKDLFTELFGEMTAAGGGGGDVRRAACKEERGAVAAFQSRMMPPPWPARGKAEFGDVDDVCGVSEVVMAKMDGAAAAETVGESSMLTIGSSICGSNHVQTPPVGNGKAGAGTAGAARRAHDTATVASSSMRSRSCTAKAEPRDVAAAGVGGKRKQRGGAAMESGSPSEDVEFESAAATCSPAQKTTTAKRRRAAEVHNLSERRRRDRINEKMKALQELIPHCNKTDKASMLDEAIEYLKSLQLQLQMMWMGGGMAPPAVMFPAAGVHQYMQRMGAVGMGPPHMASLPRMPPFMAPPPAAVQSSPVVSMADPYARCLAVDHLQPPPPMFRREY